A single genomic interval of Granulicella tundricola MP5ACTX9 harbors:
- a CDS encoding DUF3857 and transglutaminase domain-containing protein, with translation MQTSHLSSTLFLCFASFVSATLPAQQLPADVTVQKLPISPPPSSPASAASEYAGESAVVDRSELIYAMNADGTGYSEHSMAIRVQSEAAVRELGIVNVPFASASEKVEIQYVRVRRPDGTVLQTAVSAALEQPQAVTREAPFYSDLKQMQLPVKSLRAGDTLEWKVRITRTKAEAPGQFWSQDTFVSQGIALSETLELRIPKDTSVNVWTNPALNLKPIEKVDGNQHVYRWESKSLKPTTGPEAEAEKKRKEKELWTADQELDAKEGALPSVAWTTFKSWEAVGAWYRGLEGDRMMPDDTLKAKVAELTAGKTTLEEKVRAVYGFVGPQVRYIGVAFGVGRYQPHHAEEVLENQYGDCKDKHTLLAAMLTVLGLHPDAVLIGSGIRFNEAVPSPAAFNHLITHVMIDGKETWLDTTAEVAPYRMLNSTIRDKQALVVPETGTAKLEKTPADPPFPSYQRLKAVGMLDQDGVSNSRLVLTVRGDDELVLRAVLHQIAPAQYDELTQRVSQSMGYGGTASHAEISRPEDTAGPLEMSYDYKREKAGDWNNYRIVAQLMPVSLPMVDEKDPPVQSIDLGVPRILSSTAEMKLPSGWGVELPEAIHEKAAFATYDMSFRFDKGTLYSERKVVVLQQKIGVKDWKSYKKWQDAVGLGGDPFIQLTRVDARTDHASGKEGGTSNGPPAPAVTNAEAVKLIQQAFTAMRKMDVGEAQPLLDKAKGLNDQERLLWAGYGYLAELRGAEQEAATDYRKELSLHPDSYQVYRSLVGSQLRSGKRKDAMETLRSWQTADTSDPAPAMQLSAMQLADGNASAAVETMNSSIAKLPEEKRTEPRVILALCQAEMKNGMEAKASASMLELLKTSEDSGVLNDAAYFLSETGHELPASETAMHKALSQMNAETESWTLDESPQVLAQQTSLLIAAWDTMGWILFHEGKLSEARSYVEAAWVNEGHAVVGEHLGDIQMAMGEFTLAIQTFELAKKGGGPASELNERQNNAKKAGGKSTSMDAGKELKELRTVKLGSSKGHDGAAEYKVLLADEKVVRVEATGAKTVEGGAEMIEKMQLPQMFPKGSTARLAKSGLLDCYEETCAFIFKP, from the coding sequence ATGCAAACTTCTCATCTGAGCTCTACCCTGTTTCTCTGCTTTGCTTCTTTCGTCTCTGCCACCCTTCCCGCGCAGCAGCTTCCAGCGGACGTAACCGTCCAGAAGCTGCCCATCTCTCCGCCTCCTTCTTCACCTGCGAGCGCTGCAAGCGAGTATGCGGGCGAGTCGGCCGTGGTTGATCGGTCTGAGCTGATCTATGCAATGAATGCGGATGGCACGGGCTATAGCGAGCATTCGATGGCGATCCGCGTCCAGTCAGAGGCCGCGGTCCGCGAGCTTGGCATCGTCAACGTCCCGTTTGCGAGTGCGTCGGAGAAGGTTGAGATCCAGTATGTGCGGGTGCGCCGGCCGGATGGCACTGTCCTCCAGACAGCCGTATCCGCTGCTCTGGAGCAGCCACAAGCGGTCACCCGCGAGGCCCCGTTCTACAGCGATCTGAAGCAGATGCAGCTTCCCGTCAAGAGTCTCCGCGCAGGCGACACGCTGGAGTGGAAGGTCCGCATCACCCGCACCAAGGCGGAGGCACCGGGCCAGTTCTGGAGTCAGGACACCTTTGTCAGCCAGGGGATCGCGCTCTCTGAGACGCTCGAGCTTCGCATCCCCAAAGACACCTCCGTCAATGTCTGGACCAACCCAGCGTTGAATCTCAAACCAATCGAGAAGGTTGATGGAAATCAGCACGTCTACCGGTGGGAGTCGAAGTCGCTCAAGCCGACCACCGGCCCCGAGGCGGAGGCTGAAAAGAAGCGTAAGGAGAAAGAGCTCTGGACCGCGGATCAGGAGCTTGATGCGAAGGAGGGAGCGCTGCCCAGTGTGGCCTGGACGACCTTCAAAAGCTGGGAGGCGGTAGGAGCCTGGTATCGCGGCCTGGAAGGCGATCGCATGATGCCGGACGATACCCTGAAGGCCAAGGTAGCGGAGCTGACGGCCGGGAAGACGACCCTGGAAGAAAAGGTCCGCGCAGTCTATGGCTTTGTGGGCCCGCAGGTCCGGTACATCGGCGTCGCGTTCGGGGTGGGGCGGTACCAGCCGCATCACGCTGAGGAAGTGCTGGAAAACCAGTATGGGGATTGCAAGGACAAGCACACGCTGCTGGCCGCGATGCTCACTGTGCTCGGGCTGCATCCGGATGCGGTGTTGATCGGCTCAGGCATCCGCTTCAATGAGGCCGTACCCTCGCCCGCCGCGTTCAATCACCTCATCACGCACGTGATGATCGATGGCAAAGAGACCTGGCTGGATACGACGGCGGAGGTCGCCCCTTATCGGATGTTGAACTCCACGATCCGTGACAAGCAGGCGCTGGTGGTGCCGGAGACCGGCACGGCGAAGCTGGAGAAGACTCCCGCGGACCCGCCCTTTCCCTCTTACCAGAGGTTGAAGGCAGTGGGGATGTTGGATCAGGATGGCGTTTCCAACTCTCGTCTGGTCTTGACGGTGCGGGGGGATGACGAGTTGGTGTTGCGCGCGGTGCTGCACCAGATTGCTCCCGCCCAGTACGACGAACTCACGCAGCGTGTCTCCCAAAGCATGGGATACGGTGGCACGGCCAGCCACGCGGAGATCAGCCGCCCTGAAGATACAGCGGGGCCACTGGAGATGAGCTACGACTACAAGCGTGAAAAGGCCGGCGATTGGAATAACTACAGAATCGTTGCGCAGCTGATGCCTGTCTCCCTACCGATGGTCGATGAGAAAGATCCCCCGGTGCAGTCGATTGATCTGGGAGTCCCGCGAATCCTATCAAGTACGGCTGAAATGAAGCTCCCGTCTGGCTGGGGCGTTGAACTACCAGAGGCTATCCACGAGAAAGCGGCCTTTGCCACTTACGATATGAGCTTCCGTTTTGATAAAGGGACCTTGTATTCGGAGCGCAAGGTCGTCGTACTTCAGCAGAAGATTGGGGTAAAGGATTGGAAGAGTTATAAAAAGTGGCAGGACGCGGTCGGCCTTGGTGGAGACCCGTTCATTCAATTGACCAGAGTCGACGCCAGGACGGATCACGCATCAGGCAAAGAGGGCGGAACTTCCAACGGACCCCCCGCGCCGGCCGTGACCAACGCAGAGGCTGTGAAGCTGATTCAGCAGGCCTTTACAGCGATGAGGAAGATGGATGTGGGTGAGGCGCAACCCTTGCTCGATAAGGCGAAAGGCCTCAACGATCAGGAACGATTGCTCTGGGCAGGCTATGGGTATTTGGCTGAGCTGCGCGGCGCGGAGCAGGAGGCAGCCACTGACTACCGCAAGGAGTTGTCCCTCCATCCAGACTCCTACCAGGTCTACCGTTCCCTGGTAGGAAGCCAGTTAAGATCCGGCAAGCGCAAGGATGCGATGGAGACGCTGCGAAGCTGGCAGACAGCGGATACGAGCGATCCGGCTCCGGCAATGCAATTGAGCGCCATGCAGTTGGCTGATGGCAATGCGTCGGCTGCGGTAGAGACTATGAACTCTTCCATCGCGAAGCTTCCGGAAGAGAAACGAACTGAACCCCGTGTGATCCTCGCACTTTGCCAGGCAGAGATGAAGAACGGAATGGAAGCCAAGGCCTCTGCCTCTATGCTGGAGCTGCTGAAGACTTCTGAGGACTCGGGTGTTCTGAACGATGCTGCTTACTTCCTGTCTGAGACCGGCCATGAACTGCCTGCCTCTGAGACGGCGATGCACAAGGCGTTGAGCCAAATGAATGCAGAGACGGAAAGCTGGACTCTCGACGAATCGCCGCAGGTTCTGGCGCAGCAGACCTCTCTTCTGATAGCCGCGTGGGACACCATGGGATGGATACTCTTTCATGAAGGCAAGCTTTCGGAGGCCCGCAGCTACGTGGAAGCTGCGTGGGTCAACGAAGGCCACGCGGTCGTCGGTGAGCATCTGGGTGACATCCAGATGGCAATGGGAGAGTTCACGCTGGCCATCCAAACCTTTGAACTGGCAAAGAAGGGCGGCGGTCCTGCTTCGGAGCTGAATGAGCGGCAGAACAACGCGAAGAAGGCGGGCGGGAAGAGTACCTCCATGGATGCCGGGAAGGAGTTGAAAGAACTCAGGACCGTGAAGCTGGGGTCTTCTAAGGGACATGACGGAGCGGCGGAGTACAAGGTCCTTCTGGCGGATGAAAAGGTCGTGCGGGTTGAGGCAACGGGAGCCAAGACAGTCGAAGGCGGCGCGGAGATGATTGAGAAGATGCAGCTGCCTCAGATGTTTCCGAAGGGATCAACGGCCAGACTGGCGAAGAGCGGGCTTTTGGACTGTTATGAGGAAACATGCGCTTTCATCTTCAAGCCTTGA
- a CDS encoding DUF885 domain-containing protein: MTTAPAAKTEDSNPAPISPFPQGPPSKPGLELKTIHTEDRKWREAQRGYVDPRRMNRIQPKELRSVDAATQAKEYDHLKGVMAQLEKLPVAEMNESEKINLEIYRYQIESQMSGQYFKEWEKPVSSLESFWANAQGTGERGFRTEQDYLNYLTWLADIPRYYDENIANMRAGLARGFTPPKITLNGRDQTIAPIAKATSADQTPFWKAFVHMPSTINTAEQARLRAEGKKVIESTVIPEYKKLLPFWTDEYYPKTVTSIAATDLPDGKAYYKAQIKRYTTLDLSADDLHAFGIAEVAKIHQEMLDTMVEAKFTGDFAAFQKFLRTDPQFYPKTKEELLGDVSYMMKEFDDKSDRYFGYQPRGRFGVHPVPDEVAPYQPAGFGGAGGFSINLYDLPSRPLYGMPALVLHEAAPGHSWAGLIAREHADPDGFRGGGSAFGEGWALYCERLGTEMDMYHTPYEKFGMLSFQSWRASRLVVDTGMHAMGWTREQGQQYLRDNTVLSEHDIEEEIDRYISWPGQALSYYMGMTEILKERKHAQEVLGPKFNLRAFHDAILATGGLPLPVLDEYLEAWIKGGGIGPYPEMEK; encoded by the coding sequence ATGACAACAGCTCCTGCCGCGAAGACCGAGGATAGCAATCCGGCTCCAATCTCGCCGTTTCCTCAAGGGCCTCCGTCCAAGCCCGGCCTGGAGCTGAAGACGATCCACACAGAGGACCGGAAGTGGCGGGAGGCGCAGCGGGGCTACGTCGATCCGCGGAGGATGAACAGGATTCAGCCGAAGGAGCTCCGCTCCGTCGATGCGGCCACGCAGGCGAAGGAGTATGACCATTTGAAGGGCGTGATGGCGCAGCTAGAGAAGCTGCCGGTTGCGGAGATGAACGAGTCAGAGAAGATCAACCTGGAGATCTACCGTTATCAGATTGAATCGCAGATGTCCGGGCAGTACTTCAAGGAGTGGGAGAAGCCGGTGAGCTCACTGGAGTCGTTCTGGGCGAATGCGCAAGGGACGGGAGAGCGTGGGTTCCGGACCGAGCAGGACTACCTGAACTACCTGACATGGCTGGCGGATATTCCGCGGTACTACGACGAGAATATCGCCAACATGAGGGCGGGGCTGGCGCGCGGCTTCACACCGCCGAAGATTACGCTGAACGGGCGCGACCAGACGATTGCGCCCATCGCCAAGGCGACGAGTGCGGACCAGACGCCGTTCTGGAAGGCATTCGTGCATATGCCTTCCACCATCAACACGGCGGAGCAGGCAAGGCTGCGCGCGGAGGGGAAGAAGGTCATTGAAAGCACGGTGATCCCGGAGTATAAAAAGCTGCTTCCCTTCTGGACCGACGAGTATTACCCGAAGACGGTGACCTCGATTGCCGCGACGGATCTGCCCGATGGGAAGGCTTACTACAAGGCCCAGATCAAGCGTTATACGACGCTGGATCTGTCCGCGGATGATCTGCACGCGTTTGGCATTGCCGAGGTCGCGAAGATTCACCAGGAGATGTTGGACACCATGGTGGAGGCGAAGTTCACAGGCGACTTTGCCGCATTCCAGAAGTTTCTAAGGACCGATCCGCAGTTCTATCCGAAGACCAAGGAAGAGCTGCTGGGAGACGTCTCTTACATGATGAAGGAGTTCGACGATAAGTCTGACCGGTACTTTGGCTATCAGCCACGGGGACGGTTTGGCGTGCATCCGGTTCCGGATGAGGTTGCGCCGTATCAGCCGGCAGGCTTCGGCGGAGCAGGTGGTTTCTCGATCAACCTGTACGACCTTCCTTCGCGGCCGCTGTACGGAATGCCCGCGCTGGTACTGCATGAGGCAGCTCCGGGTCACTCCTGGGCAGGCTTGATTGCGCGGGAGCATGCTGATCCGGATGGCTTTCGCGGAGGCGGATCAGCCTTTGGCGAAGGGTGGGCGCTCTACTGCGAGCGGCTGGGCACCGAGATGGATATGTATCACACGCCCTATGAAAAATTCGGGATGTTGAGCTTCCAGTCCTGGCGTGCATCGCGGCTGGTGGTCGATACGGGCATGCATGCGATGGGCTGGACCCGTGAGCAAGGGCAGCAGTACCTTCGCGACAATACGGTGCTGAGTGAGCACGATATTGAAGAAGAGATCGACCGCTATATCTCATGGCCGGGACAGGCGCTGAGCTACTACATGGGGATGACTGAGATCCTGAAGGAGCGCAAGCACGCGCAGGAGGTGCTGGGGCCGAAGTTCAACCTTCGCGCCTTCCACGATGCGATTCTCGCGACCGGCGGGCTGCCGCTGCCGGTGCTGGATGAATATCTGGAGGCGTGGATCAAGGGCGGCGGCATTGGGCCGTATCCGGAGATGGAGAAGTAG
- a CDS encoding type IA DNA topoisomerase, which translates to MRVFLAEKPSVAREIAQALGCTHKEQGFFRGKNDLVTWAIGHLVRFAEPGEMNPAWGKPWRREALPMLPKDGGWLLIPEPRTEDQFNVVARLFGDKRITQIVNATDAGREGEAIFRRIYALSGASKPVLRFWTSSLTEEAIASALSHLRPAADYDNLASAALTRAQLDWLIGMNHSRAATLHNSVTCSVGRVQTPTLAMIVRRHHEIAGFIKTFFYEVHADLGEFVARAVNSQQKHDFEIKAEAETILRDVPSDTLATVTLVEVKKNRKAPPQLHNLGELQKEANRRFGFPADRTLAIAQSLYESKAITYPRSSSRHLSEDMVDGLPAVLKALRLGEERASYVKQALHRAQHGPALSKRFVDGSKLSDHHAIIPTAKPAPASLSGDERKVYTIVAERFLAIFLPDKETEDTRIDLEIAKHPFRARGSRLIAPGWTVLTGNQDFENKAADAEDRQALPAVKKGDELEVVESELVTKERKPPSRYTDATLLAAMETAGREIDDDELREAMKGRGLGTEATRAAIIQRLLDLAYVIRDGKQFEPTGKGIALIAQVLPHLASPELTGDMEAKLNLVEAGQLDAAEILAEVSESLRHEIPAVFRSKPMQAPDAPRITAGKDELLCPKCKAGLVTKRSTPNASAPFYGCARFHDGCNFTINTVVAKKTLTETNIKDLCSPTRHHTTKIIKGFTSKAGKKFDAFLQLSSATDFKTEFVFPR; encoded by the coding sequence ATGCGCGTCTTCCTGGCCGAGAAACCGTCCGTAGCCCGAGAGATCGCCCAGGCCCTCGGCTGCACCCATAAGGAACAAGGCTTCTTTCGCGGCAAAAACGACCTTGTCACCTGGGCCATTGGCCACCTTGTCCGCTTCGCGGAGCCCGGCGAGATGAACCCCGCATGGGGCAAGCCGTGGCGTCGCGAAGCCCTCCCCATGCTCCCAAAGGACGGCGGTTGGCTCCTCATCCCAGAGCCTCGGACGGAAGACCAGTTCAACGTCGTAGCCCGTTTGTTCGGGGATAAGCGCATCACCCAGATCGTCAACGCCACCGACGCCGGACGCGAGGGCGAAGCCATCTTCCGCCGCATCTACGCCCTCTCCGGAGCTTCCAAGCCCGTTCTCCGCTTCTGGACCTCATCTTTGACGGAAGAGGCTATCGCGTCTGCCCTTAGTCACTTAAGACCCGCCGCCGACTACGACAACCTGGCCTCTGCTGCGCTGACCCGCGCTCAGCTCGACTGGCTGATCGGCATGAATCACAGCCGAGCCGCGACGCTGCATAATTCAGTCACCTGCAGCGTCGGTCGGGTTCAAACTCCTACACTCGCGATGATCGTGCGGCGGCATCATGAGATAGCCGGGTTCATCAAGACCTTCTTCTATGAGGTCCATGCGGATCTCGGTGAGTTCGTGGCGAGAGCCGTCAACTCTCAGCAAAAGCACGACTTCGAAATCAAAGCCGAAGCGGAGACCATCCTCCGCGATGTGCCTTCTGACACCCTCGCCACCGTAACGCTGGTGGAGGTTAAGAAGAACCGCAAAGCGCCGCCTCAGCTTCACAACCTGGGTGAATTGCAGAAAGAGGCGAACCGGCGCTTCGGTTTTCCTGCGGACAGGACCCTGGCCATCGCGCAATCGCTCTACGAGAGCAAGGCGATCACCTATCCACGAAGTTCGTCGAGACACCTGTCCGAGGATATGGTGGACGGTCTGCCGGCGGTGCTGAAGGCGCTGCGGCTGGGTGAGGAGCGTGCGTCTTATGTGAAGCAGGCGCTGCACCGGGCACAGCATGGTCCCGCGCTGTCGAAGCGGTTTGTGGACGGGTCCAAGCTGTCCGATCACCATGCGATTATTCCGACGGCCAAGCCTGCTCCGGCGAGTCTGTCGGGCGACGAGCGGAAGGTTTATACGATCGTCGCGGAACGCTTCCTTGCGATCTTTCTGCCGGACAAGGAGACGGAGGATACGCGGATCGATCTGGAGATTGCGAAGCATCCGTTTCGGGCGCGTGGGTCGAGGCTGATCGCTCCGGGGTGGACGGTGCTGACAGGCAACCAGGACTTTGAGAACAAGGCGGCGGATGCGGAGGATCGTCAAGCGCTGCCGGCGGTGAAGAAGGGCGACGAGCTGGAGGTGGTGGAGTCCGAGCTGGTGACGAAGGAGCGCAAGCCGCCCTCGCGCTATACGGACGCGACGCTTCTTGCGGCGATGGAGACTGCCGGACGCGAGATCGACGACGACGAACTACGCGAGGCCATGAAGGGCCGTGGCCTGGGAACGGAGGCCACGCGTGCCGCGATCATCCAGCGTCTGCTGGATCTTGCTTACGTCATCCGCGATGGGAAGCAGTTCGAGCCTACCGGCAAGGGCATCGCACTCATCGCACAGGTTCTGCCGCATCTTGCGAGTCCGGAGTTGACGGGGGATATGGAGGCCAAGCTCAATCTGGTCGAAGCCGGGCAGCTCGATGCCGCCGAGATCCTTGCCGAGGTCTCCGAGAGCCTGCGCCACGAGATTCCGGCCGTCTTCCGCTCCAAGCCCATGCAGGCTCCTGATGCGCCCCGCATCACTGCGGGCAAGGATGAGCTTCTCTGCCCCAAGTGCAAGGCCGGTCTGGTCACCAAGCGCTCGACCCCTAACGCCAGTGCGCCCTTTTATGGCTGCGCCCGCTTTCACGATGGCTGCAACTTCACGATCAATACCGTCGTCGCGAAGAAGACCCTGACGGAGACCAACATCAAGGACCTCTGCTCGCCCACTCGGCATCACACGACCAAGATCATCAAGGGCTTTACGTCAAAGGCAGGGAAGAAGTTTGACGCGTTCCTGCAGCTCAGTTCCGCCACCGACTTCAAGACCGAGTTTGTTTTTCCTCGGTGA
- a CDS encoding energy transducer TonB — protein MSSLKMASVVLHVVVVAALLYKVQGVAKAHRAKSVARVLVPYAPGHTAAAQPPKPKIIRPKVEPKIALKEPEPPPPASGGDPTGEADVSVAMANFYPAPKPDLSELPHGTHGDIVVDVTIDEDGKVVYTHVDEGLGHGVDEAVLAVLQTWTFYPATKAGKPVASVQQLLFHFDRA, from the coding sequence ATGTCGTCCTTGAAGATGGCGTCGGTGGTGCTTCATGTTGTTGTGGTTGCGGCGCTTCTCTACAAGGTTCAAGGTGTTGCGAAGGCTCACCGTGCCAAGAGCGTTGCCCGTGTGCTGGTGCCCTATGCACCGGGCCACACTGCGGCGGCACAACCTCCCAAGCCAAAGATCATCCGGCCCAAGGTGGAGCCGAAGATTGCCCTCAAGGAGCCTGAGCCTCCACCTCCCGCAAGCGGCGGCGATCCAACGGGTGAGGCTGATGTGTCAGTGGCAATGGCTAACTTCTATCCAGCGCCCAAGCCTGATCTCTCAGAGCTTCCGCATGGCACGCACGGCGATATCGTCGTCGACGTGACGATTGATGAAGACGGCAAAGTTGTGTATACGCACGTCGATGAAGGCCTGGGACATGGCGTGGATGAGGCTGTGCTGGCCGTGCTCCAAACCTGGACCTTCTATCCCGCGACCAAGGCGGGCAAACCGGTGGCGAGCGTACAGCAGCTTCTGTTTCACTTCGATCGCGCTTAG
- a CDS encoding putative bifunctional diguanylate cyclase/phosphodiesterase encodes MNVAKEAERLFRSEHRLVCTRTDRLFAILMSLQWPAAVAAALLISSRTWVGGTSSVHPHLIAAVYLGGLITVPPVLLAFFRPGERYTRHIIAACQMLMSGLLIHVSGGRIETHFHVFGSLAFLAFYLDWEVLATATLVTLVDHLAMGYYLPASIFGTATASHWRLLEHVLWVVFFDIFLITSCVQGLKWLHAVARREADQELLLYQAYHDALTGLGNRLQIQKLMGELLMPGSKEPRPFALMAIDLDRFKEVNDTLGHQVGDELLRQVSQRLMAQIRKNDTLVRMGGDEFALVLDGCTSARVAESIAGRMVESLNKPFSLGDHTARIGASIGICLHLDEGQDATDLFHHADLALYKVKNSGRNSFMVFDENMRAETLHQMSMEHRLRSAVLENQMHLHYQPIVSTEGRLLGFEALLRWNDAVHGDVSPVDFIPLAEKTGLIIPLGAWVLQQACSQAAQWHRTGNKLMKMSVNVSSIQLAHKDFVTTVLTALKETGLPAELLDLELTESALIQQHDSSYESLHLLRRFGVKLSIDDFGTGYSSLSYLRDLPVHTLKIDRAFVKDIEISPESRTLVEGMIDMAHTLHLRVVAEGVENRKQMEILVEAGCDEIQGFHISKAVPADDARRFINVSHGEPEIKAMAGAAKVRGLAEVLAR; translated from the coding sequence GTGAATGTTGCAAAAGAAGCGGAACGACTTTTTAGAAGCGAGCACCGGCTGGTCTGCACAAGGACGGATCGTCTGTTTGCGATCCTGATGAGTCTGCAGTGGCCGGCCGCAGTGGCGGCCGCTCTGCTGATATCTTCACGCACCTGGGTGGGCGGGACCAGCTCTGTGCATCCGCACCTGATCGCGGCGGTGTACCTGGGCGGACTGATCACGGTTCCGCCGGTGCTGCTGGCGTTTTTCCGGCCGGGCGAGCGTTATACGCGGCATATCATTGCCGCCTGCCAGATGTTGATGTCTGGACTGCTGATTCATGTTTCGGGCGGGCGGATTGAGACGCACTTTCACGTGTTCGGATCGCTGGCGTTCCTGGCGTTCTACCTGGACTGGGAGGTGCTGGCGACGGCAACGCTCGTCACGCTGGTGGACCACCTGGCGATGGGCTACTATCTGCCTGCTTCGATCTTCGGGACCGCGACGGCCAGCCATTGGCGGTTGTTGGAGCATGTACTGTGGGTGGTGTTCTTTGACATCTTCCTGATCACGAGCTGCGTACAGGGATTGAAGTGGCTGCATGCAGTGGCTCGGCGCGAAGCCGACCAGGAGCTACTGCTGTATCAGGCCTACCACGATGCCCTGACGGGGCTTGGAAACCGGCTGCAGATCCAGAAGCTAATGGGCGAACTGCTGATGCCGGGCTCCAAGGAGCCGCGTCCCTTTGCGCTGATGGCGATCGACCTGGACCGCTTCAAGGAGGTCAACGACACGCTGGGCCATCAGGTGGGCGACGAGCTGCTGCGGCAGGTGAGTCAACGTCTGATGGCGCAGATCCGCAAGAACGATACGCTGGTGCGCATGGGTGGCGATGAGTTCGCGCTGGTGCTGGATGGATGCACGAGCGCGAGGGTGGCGGAAAGCATTGCGGGCCGGATGGTAGAGAGCCTGAACAAGCCGTTCTCGCTGGGCGATCACACGGCACGCATCGGCGCGAGCATCGGGATCTGCCTGCATCTGGACGAGGGTCAGGATGCGACCGACCTGTTCCACCATGCGGATTTGGCGCTGTACAAGGTGAAGAACAGCGGGCGCAACAGCTTCATGGTCTTTGACGAGAACATGCGTGCGGAGACGCTGCACCAGATGAGTATGGAGCATCGCTTGCGGAGCGCGGTGCTGGAGAACCAGATGCATCTGCACTACCAGCCGATCGTCAGCACAGAGGGCAGGCTGCTGGGGTTTGAGGCGCTGCTGCGCTGGAACGACGCCGTCCACGGAGACGTTTCGCCGGTGGACTTTATTCCGCTTGCGGAGAAGACCGGCCTCATCATTCCGCTGGGCGCGTGGGTCCTGCAGCAGGCGTGCAGCCAGGCGGCGCAGTGGCACAGGACGGGCAACAAGCTGATGAAGATGTCGGTGAATGTATCGTCCATTCAACTGGCGCACAAGGACTTTGTGACAACCGTGCTGACGGCACTGAAGGAGACTGGGCTGCCGGCGGAGCTGCTGGACCTGGAGCTGACCGAGAGCGCGCTGATTCAGCAGCATGACAGCAGCTACGAATCATTGCATTTGCTACGCCGGTTCGGGGTGAAGCTTTCGATCGACGACTTTGGGACGGGCTATTCGTCGTTGAGTTATCTGCGCGATCTGCCGGTGCATACGCTGAAGATCGACCGGGCGTTTGTGAAGGATATCGAGATCTCGCCGGAGTCACGCACGCTGGTGGAGGGCATGATCGACATGGCGCATACCCTGCACCTGCGGGTGGTCGCGGAGGGAGTGGAAAACCGGAAGCAGATGGAGATCCTGGTGGAGGCGGGGTGCGATGAGATCCAGGGCTTCCACATCTCGAAGGCGGTTCCGGCGGATGACGCGCGGCGCTTTATCAATGTGAGTCACGGCGAGCCCGAGATCAAGGCCATGGCAGGAGCGGCCAAAGTGCGCGGGCTGGCCGAGGTTCTGGCACGCTAG
- a CDS encoding cupin domain-containing protein, with product MAEATAVPADDLQRYLKLAQPDGDVKLPHLGVVGDTYTLLLTGKDTAGRLSLIDMHVPPGGGPPPHRHDFEETFIVLDGELSAIFRGQKMAVKAGETVHIPSNAPHQFHNSSDKPVRMLCICSPAGQEEMFLEIGVPVATRTTAPPPLSEDEQKAFRAQAEALAPKYKTELLAHA from the coding sequence ATGGCTGAGGCAACCGCAGTTCCGGCGGACGATCTGCAACGATATCTGAAGCTGGCGCAGCCTGATGGCGATGTGAAGTTACCCCATCTGGGCGTGGTGGGCGATACGTACACGCTGCTGCTGACCGGCAAGGATACGGCTGGGCGGCTGAGCCTGATCGATATGCATGTGCCGCCGGGTGGCGGGCCGCCGCCGCATCGGCATGACTTTGAGGAGACCTTCATCGTGCTGGACGGGGAGCTCTCCGCGATCTTCCGTGGGCAGAAGATGGCCGTGAAGGCGGGGGAGACAGTACATATTCCGTCGAATGCGCCGCACCAGTTTCATAACAGTTCAGACAAGCCCGTGCGGATGCTCTGTATCTGCTCGCCTGCGGGGCAGGAGGAGATGTTCCTGGAGATCGGTGTGCCGGTTGCGACGCGGACGACTGCGCCACCGCCCTTGAGCGAGGACGAGCAGAAGGCGTTTCGCGCGCAGGCTGAGGCTTTGGCACCGAAGTACAAGACGGAGCTTCTGGCGCACGCATAA
- a CDS encoding DUF4126 family protein: MAIAMLAWMIAIPALGFMTGLRSMMPMAVLCWFAYLHHMPIHHSWAFWVASPISVGVFSVLAVGELIGDKLPMTPARTAIGPLVARICFGGLVGTIAAMSLRGAPVEGLLLGVLGALAGSFLGYHIRIWLTKDFGWPDLIVALAEDIIAIVVSVYAMGIVTG; the protein is encoded by the coding sequence GTGGCGATAGCAATGCTGGCCTGGATGATCGCAATCCCGGCCCTGGGTTTCATGACGGGGCTGCGATCCATGATGCCCATGGCGGTCCTCTGCTGGTTCGCCTACCTGCACCACATGCCCATCCATCACTCCTGGGCCTTCTGGGTCGCGAGCCCCATCTCGGTCGGCGTCTTCAGTGTCCTGGCGGTCGGTGAGCTAATCGGCGACAAGCTCCCCATGACCCCAGCCCGCACGGCCATTGGCCCCTTGGTAGCCCGCATCTGCTTCGGCGGCCTGGTCGGCACGATCGCCGCGATGAGCCTGCGTGGAGCGCCGGTGGAGGGCCTTCTGCTTGGAGTACTCGGTGCCCTGGCAGGATCGTTTCTCGGATACCACATCCGCATCTGGCTTACCAAGGACTTCGGCTGGCCGGACCTCATCGTAGCCCTCGCAGAGGACATCATCGCCATCGTCGTTAGTGTCTACGCCATGGGAATCGTCACCGGTTAG